The following are encoded together in the Trichomycterus rosablanca isolate fTriRos1 chromosome 19, fTriRos1.hap1, whole genome shotgun sequence genome:
- the LOC134333769 gene encoding epidermal differentiation-specific protein-like: MNKIVVYEHINFQGRSKEFTSAVPDLINEGFNDIISSVKVFGKPWLAFHDNNFKGEEYVFAEGEYGHVPVNDVISSLKIVNDDLSDPKITLYELPNYQGRSIVLNAETCLSDVDFNDTASSHRVQRGIWVLYEHTNREGAQMVAKAGQDVPQYTKLNKQVSHVRPVTPGRVEEYEKSESAQVQHFYVLTVG, translated from the coding sequence ATGAACAAGATTGTGGTCTACGAGCATATTAATTTTCAGGGCCGCAGCAAAGAGTTCACCTCAGCTGTTCCTGACCTAATTAATGAGGGTTTTAATGACATCATCTCCTCTGTAAAGGTGTTCGGGAAACCATGGCTGGCATTCCATGATAACAACTTCAAAGGCGAAGAGTACGTCTTTGCGGAAGGAGAATATGGTCATGTGCCAgtaaatgatgtgatttcatcACTGAAGATAGTGAACGATGACCTGTCAGATCCTAAGATCACACTGTACGAGCTTCCAAACTACCAGGGCCGCAGTATCGTCCTCAACGCTGAGACCTGCTTGAGTGATGTCGATTTCAATGATACAGCATCTTCTCACAGGGTGCAGAGAGGAATCTGGGTCCTCTACGAGCATACGAACCGAGAGGGAGCTCAGATGGTGGCCAAAGCTGGGCAGGATGTTCCTCAATATACCAAGCTGAACAAACAAGTGAGCCACGTGCGTCCTGTCACACCAGGAAGAGTAGAAGAGTATGAAAAATCAGAATCAGCTCAAGTTCAACATTTTTATGTGTTGACAGTTGGTTGA